Genomic window (Coregonus clupeaformis isolate EN_2021a unplaced genomic scaffold, ASM2061545v1 scaf0895, whole genome shotgun sequence):
attcactgtgtccaccataatccgaagatttagagaagagaacaggtaattaccttttttgacattatagtacagtatgtaaatgttgacagcaattactgtatgacatactatatactgtaccacagtatactgtaagtgaatatatgtttcagtacatcactgtaccaatgtactgtagtattgtaatggaggttggtctaactgtttgtaggcctagtattccatgtatatttttttgtaactccatgttctctttttgtagaattgaaagactgccacatggggggtgggaggacaggtatgttctcccacaccaagagaccctaattgttgatatggtccgtaagaaaaatgccattaaactgagcgaaattcagcagaagatcattgaggaccatttacattttgagggtatcaacagtgtcagcctctctactgttgatcgtgtcctcaagcgcaacagactgcgcatgaaacagctatacagagtgtccctttgatcgcaactcagacagagtcaaagagcaaagattccagtatgtacaggttggcatatatccagacacattcaatgttgattactctaagtagtgatttactgtggtggcctaaatcactttttccgtatcacttacaaaactatatctatttctacagagggtttttcaactggatgcaatggaaagactccatcaatacatctacatggatgaagctgggtttaatctcaccaaaaggagaaggagaggccgtaatgtgattggccatcgggccattgttggtgttcctggtgTTCCTGGtgtttctacagagggtttttcaactggatgcaatggaaagaccccatcaatacatctacatggatgaagctgggtttacagtttttttggattgcttacacactaaaattaaaagtagtacactattagcaaaaccttacactcaagaagcaaaacatcagcccatatttgcacaactataagcacattgtcaaccttacacttgttgcaaaactctacacacagtgatttgcaaaacactaaacacagttaacatacattacacacaaaaatctatcatgaagtcacgtcctttgcaataccaaagcactgactgtcaaattaccacaccgtccaaccaattggttcacacagtcatcaggtgtgcaaacactcgttgcttaattgtagacacaccaatcaggtgtataagcactataaaaagcagcaggtgagttctgggtcttcaagcacaatggaaagagtcagagaaagagtaagacgaggaggaggaggaggaggaggaggaggaggaggaggaggaggaggaggaggaggacgacgcgACGACGACGAGGAGaatgaggaggagaagaggagaagcaggaggacgaggaggaggaggacgaggaggaggaggaaggggaggaagaggaagaggaagaggaagacaagaaggtgctcaaagaggaccgaatctgacaaatgagatccgcgcaacactggttgaccacattgtcaaccacggcctgacgctgagggaggctggactgcgagtacagccaaatctaagccgatatacagtggcaagtgtgatgagaacatttcgactggaaaataggtattgtaaaaatatcatcatatcaaaaacatctgcacggtttcagtaactgcttacagtactatattctatgcactatcagcacttctgttaccttttcctgtgaaattactgtactattgtatactgtttttttttctacataggattgagggtcagggacgacaagggggaaggcctcctatgttcacagaacagcaagagaggggagatagtaaacatggttttggccaacaatgctataacactcaagcagctccaagctgacattgtcaataaccaagccattttcaacgatatccatcaggtctcaacatcaacactggcacgcatcctaaaaaaaacatattcaaatgaagcaaatttatcgagtgcgctttcgagcgcaattcgaaagggtgaaacgactcatgcatgattatgcagaggtatgtattcactttagcagtgtgatcttgcatactgtctcataatctttcactgtactgtaatatgtatactagatctacactgaactacaattttgcctgacactgtttttcagagagttttacgaatggatggagaggagatccagcatgagttcatttacgtagatgaggctgggttcaacctgacgagaacacgaaggaggggaagaaacatcattggccacagggctatagtcaatgtcccagggcaacgtggggtaatataacactctgtgcagccattacacagaatggggtcctccaccgccatgcccatatgggcccttacaacacagcactcatacttacattcttggaccaattgcacaacataacagcagcaaatcaaatcgatcatatgcaatacattgttgtctgggacaatgtgtctttccaccgctctgctctggttcagaactggtttcagcaacatccacatttcaccgtcctatatcttccaccatactctccattcctcaaccctatagaagagtttttctcggcatggcggtggaaggtatatgatctccgtctccaggctgaggtacccctcatccaagccatggaggaggcctgaTGGAGGAGGCCTGATTGACCAGATGGAGgagcagcaatgcaaggatggattcgtcattcaagacgtttctttccaaggtgtcttgctaatgacaacattgcctgcgatgttgatgaaattctctggccagatccagctaggcgaagagacaatgtctagttattttttgtaattttttttgaacttacaatacgtaaagtgacgtttggttacagtattatgaatctccatgtcaacattttgggcgtgttgagaaataaatgagtttcttcagtctgcaacattggtcttgtgtagtgtttggtgaatttacattatatttgtactttgttgatagtagcctactctaatcatagggaagtagaagtgctaaaagtgtttttggtttatcacagcagagtgtaactcaggcaaacagagtatagtaatgtgaaacgtgtgtgtttcatatggtaacaaagtgtggtttttaaaaagaagtgtatagtttttacaagagtgtttaattttgcaaaggatctgtagtgttttgctaattgggtgtgtggttgtgctaattgtgtgtagtgttttgaaaacacgggccctgttttgaaaatcgtgcttaagcaatccaaaaaaactgtaatctcgtggtggcaatgtcacattatgtgctgccatcagcaatcatggggttgtccaccatcatgccaacctggggcctacagcactcaccagctcctcattttcctcaatcacatgcgagatgctttgttagagatgctttgttaggggcagcaggatgagcatcccatctatgttgttgtttgggacaatgtgagttttcacagagccctccaggttagagagtggtacaatatgaaccaaggttttatcaatctttgccttccaccgtactcccctttcctaaaccccattgaggaattattctccctatggcggtggaaggtatatgaacgccaaccttacaccagggtaaatctcctgcaagccatgggacttgcctgtggtgacataggtgtggaggcatgccaagcctggatacggcatgccagggttttttcccgttgcctggccagaaaaatatttttacatgggcttactgtacacaagtggcaaacacataagatttctgtttgtttttacaagtgctacatgtaaatgcacaatatttctgttttgtctttttgtacaagtgctaaatgcacagttttttgttttgttttgcaacatgcatttagcctacagtgaacaataaacatttatttctccagcttcatgtcctgagcattgtgttttctatttttctacgtagtgtttagtgactgttcagtagtgtttttattttgattgactcggggcacgatttgacaacatagttcagttttgagcacagattgaactgttttgaggtgaaagtttggttttgcaagaagagtctgaggttttgtgaatgtagcttgaaaattgggttttgtgttcacagttaagagaaaaggagagcagctttcaagaaatgtgtcttagcaatcgagaaaaactgtagtTGGGAGATAGCACCGTGGatagtttagagagagagagagagagagagagagagagagagagagagagagagagagagagagagagagagagagagagagagagagagagagagagagagagagagagagagagagagagagagagagagagagagagagagagagagagagagagagaaggagagaaggagagaaggagagaaggagaaagagagaaagaaagagagagagagagagagagagatagtttacCTGCTCCTGGAtaggtctctcctcagtcagTTGTCTGTTGTAAACTACAGCTTTATCTGCAGGGAAAATAAaaccacataataataataataataataataataataataataataataatcattatcatcatcctcatcatcatccttatcgtcttcatcatcatcatcatcatcaccattcaCTATCACATCTTCTGAGACATCTAAAAGTTGTCATTTAGGTAGAAACAAATGTAGGACCAGCTAACCTGACTGCTTCAAATCATAACCTTAACTTGTGAAAAACCGATCTTAAATCAGTGTCTAAAGGCAACTTTCTCCTATGAACCACAGAGAAAACCACTGACTTGAATTTGAGGGGTACAACATCATCAGGGTATTTTTAAGTTATGCCAGCTTGGTCATGTGGGCCTAGTGTATTCatttaatttgtttaattttggttCATGTGGTTTATTGATGAGAAAGAGGGTATAGTCTATGGCTACAGTGAGTCCCAACTCCCGACACAACCCGACACAGCAGCGTCATAATCGGTTTAACAAACAAAAGATTAAACTGCGTTGGAAATAAAACGCAATCAGCCTTACGTCGCATGCAACCGACACACGTCAAAACCTCtttgttgttattttactgctctaTTTCACTGTTATTTCCTGCTCTATTTTTACTTGAATTTGCGTTTTATAATGTTTAAATATCCTTTAAAACGATTTAAAGGTTTTaaatatagcctaggcctagttaAAATGCACTTTAAAAGTGGGCTATAGGCCTAGCAAACTAAAAATATTCACACAAACCAGTCACCACAGATGTAGGCTACCAGCAGGCCATGCACTCACCATCCTCGGCAGGCGTGGGGAAAGCAGAAATCTGGGAGACAGTCACAGCAAAAATCCCGAGCAGGAGAACTCCCATTCCTTTTGACGCCATTCTGAAATAAATATCCAGGCTGTAGGCTATTTTCCGGTAGATTACACCCGGTCCTAGCTCTTgtgggtgttgtgttgtgtggatGGTCCACCCGGCGATAGCGATCACAAACTGCTGGATGTTTGGACAGCTCCGCTCTTCCCTGCTGGTGGTGCTGAAACTGAAAACCGGGCTGCGCTCTGACTGTACCCGCTCTGGCTGTTCCTCGGGCGGGGAGGGGCTCTCCAAATCTCCACTCTCCTCTGGTGCTGATGGAGCTGTTAACAAGCCGCGGTGCTGAAAGCAGGACACTTGCTATAATTAACACGAGATAGATAAACTGCCAGGCTCGTAGTCTCTAAGCTCCGTGTGAGCTCTAACGAACTCACCTGCCGTATGCCGATGGTAGCAACCCGAAACAACacgatctctctttctctctctctctcgctctctctctccgtctctcactctctctgccggACCAAATCGTGGAGGAGGAGAGCGAAATGAGTATCCGCCTCTGATCGTGCGTCCTGTACTGTACGCCTTAGCTTTTTATAACCGATCTCTACTGTGGGCTGTCCCATTTTGCCCCCCGTTGGAATAAGatacagacatacatacacaACAAGTCAACATGGTTGTGCCCAGAGCAGCGTTGTGTTTCAGATGTGTTCCATGTTCCCCAGCCCCAGTTAATCTCCTGCTTTATGAGCCTTATGCTTCAGATGAATATACATGCTGTCTGCTGACTGGACAGAGCTCTCTTACTGGGACTAAAGCTTTGAGCAGGGTGAACATACTGTGCAGAGTGGGTTATCATTTGTCCATTGaggaacagcacacacacacactttgtaaaAGACAATTGCTATATGCTCAGGAtattgttatgtgtgtgtgtgtgtgtctgtctgtctgtctgtctgtctgtctgtctgtctgtctgtctgtctgtctgtctgtctgtctgtcctaccTCAGTGCAGTGGCCCttatctcattctctctcaccTGCTCTACCCTTTCActatctcctctctttctctctctccactttcaCTGCTCTCCTATTGATTACACCTGATCTCCcctcccacccccccccccacaccctgTAATCTGATCTAGCCCCTGAGCTGCAGTACTCTCTTTAGTAGTCACTGCATGACAATACTCACAGACAcatataacacaaaccaaacacCCATACAAACCATAAAGTCAACAAACCATACAGTCATACACAGAATGTCAACTCACTAGTCTTCCTATTACAGTTTATACTGCAGTTATCACCTTTTATCCATTCTACTGCAGTCATCACCTTTTATCCATCCTACTGCAGTTATCACCTTTTATCCATCCTACTGCAGTCATCACCTTTTATCCATCCTACTGCAGTTATCACCTTTTATCCATCCTACTGCAGTTATCACCTTTTATCCATTCTACTGCAGTCATCACCTTTTATCCATTCTACTGCAGTCATCACCTTTTATCCATACTACTGCAGTTATCACCTTTATCCATCCTACTGCAGTTATCACCTTTTATCCATCCTACTGCAGTTATCACATTTTATCCATACTACTGCAGTCATCACCTTTTATCTATCCTACTGCAGTCATCACCTTTTATCCATCCTACTGCAGTTATCACCTTTATCCATCCTACTGCAGTTATCACCTTTTATCCATCCTACTGCAGTTATCACATTTTATCCATACTACTGCAGTCATCACCTTTTATCTATCCTACTGCAGTCATCACCTTTTATCCATACTACTGCAGTTATCACCTTTATCCATCCTACTGCAGTTATCACCTTTATCCATCCTACTGCAGTTATCACATTTTATCCATACTACTGCAGTCATCACCTTTTATCTATCCTACTGCAGTCATCACCTTTTATCCATCCTACTGCAGTTATCACCTTAACTGCAGTAGGATGGATAAAGGTGATAACTGCAGTAGGATGGATAAAAGGTGATAACTGCAGTAGGATGGATAATCACCTTTTATCCATCCTACTGCAGTTATCACATTTTATCCATACTACTGCAGTCATCACCTTTTATCTATCCTACTGCAGTCATCACCTTTTATCCATCCTACTGCAGTTATCACCTTTATCCATCCTACTGCAGTTATCACCTTTTATCCACCCTACTGCAGTCATCACCTTTTATCCATCCTACTGCAGTCATCACCTTTTATCCATCCTACTGCAGTTATCACCTTTTATCCATCCTACTGCAGTTATCACCTTTTATCCATCCTACTGCAGTTATCACCTTTTATCCATCCTACTGCAGTTATCACCTTTTGGACTACATACTGTTGATAGGACTGTTCTCTTGTTTTGGATTCTGGAACAGAGTGGGTGTGTTTTCTCTCCTCTTTGCAGTGTGTTATGGGATGCGTGCCACCCTTCCCAGGAGGACTATAGTGTTTCCTGTTTCTGTTTCCTGCCTGTCTCAGTAGTCTCACATCACCACTAACCACAGCCAATACATTACTGGCTCTGGGACTGAGATGGGGATTCTAtctcagaggaggagaggaatgagaggaggaAGATAAATAAGAAAAGGAGgagaaggtagaggagggagatgagagaaagGAGGCAGACGAAGAAGAGTTGTAGGAGGTAGATGAGGAGCAGGAGGTAGATGAGAAGAGATGGAAGAAGAGGACTGGTTCCCAACATGATGATGTTCTTCCTCTCTACAGCACGATACATATTGAAGCTTAGCTACCATGTCCCTTTGATCAGTGTGTGTCTACTGCCCTCTAGTGTGCTTTATGTCAGTGTCAGAAGGCCCtgcgtttcctgtagtccaagcCAGCAGTCCACAGAGAATGGGGGTGACACTGTTCATTATGTGACATTCAGTATGGATGAGGTATGGAGCATGAGTCACTCAGTGACAGTCTGCATACTGAATGTGTACTGCTGAATGTGTACTGTTGAATGTGTACTGCTGTATGAGTACTGCTGAATGTGTACTGCTGAATGTGTACTGCTGAATGTGTACTGCTGAATGTGTACTGCTGAATGTGTACTGTTCATTATGATTATGGGTTTATAGAGATACATGTTTCAAATGTTGCTCTGGGGTGCCACAGTACATGTAATACTATATATGTAATACTTTATATGTATTATGATCATGTTTTATATACTTAATAAAATCTGTTTCCTGTTCCTTTTACTTGCCTGTCTCAGCAGtcagtttgtgtcccaaatgtcatCCTATTCTGCTCTGAGACTGGTATGGTCGAACTCTGAGGGTTAGTCTCAAACGATACCCCACTACACCTCATAATATAGTGCATTGCATTTTACCAGATCACATAGCACCATGATGTAGAGCACTGTTCTCTACCAGGAAGTTGCAAAAACGGTTGAGTTCTTAGATATATGCTCCTGAGACACAGCAATTTTTGTCCTCTCTAGTGGACATTAGTTCTTGGTCATTATCTCTGAGGCCATACAAACCACTGTATTAAGTGTGGAGGTGTGACCTTGACAACGTTATCTTCCTGGTTCTTTAAAAAAATGTCTACCATCAAAGTTAGCACATTTTATGGACATTTGAAAAGTGTTTGTAGTTATTaattctatatattttttcaaattgTTTCTAGTAAGTAAATATCTTAGGAATAGTCAAGTGAGTTTTCAGGAATGTGTAATATTTTCACCTTAAATCAGAGCTTATCAAggaatgtcctctgtagtggacagcCTGATGCCACCACTATGTTTTCCACCTACTCtacccattgactgtaatgtaaatgttttcgtATTTATGTCCTAACGACCACTACAAAGGACAATTTTGCACTTTTCTTGGTAagatgtttttttcttcttcacaaaagcACTTATGttatgtaaaataaaatattacaaaaaaactatttttttcgGGTCTCAGCAGGATATGCATAGACGTATAATTTCTCATTTTCTATAGACGTAAGTACCAGTAGCCACCACTTGATAATAGTCAGCAcatcataaaaataaaataaaaatcatgtAAATATGATCTGAAAAATGATTGTAAGTGATGTGCATTTCCTAACATGAAGATGTACTTTCCCCTCTACAGCACCACAGCCCATCTGCCATGTCCCTTTGATCAATGTGTGTCTACTGCCCTCTAGTGTTAACTTGAAGTCAGTGCGATAGATCAGGATAGTTCAGGAGTTTCACTTTCACTTTTGGAGACGAAAGCAAAGATTATGATAACTACCCAAGATAGAAAAGCAGTGTTGTTTACATTGGGAGCCAATAAAGCACAGTGGACAGAACAGGCAAGGTGGTGGATAGAGCCAAGCACAAgatagcgagatcctattggctaATTTTAGGACGTATTTGCGTTCCACTGGACTTCCTCTtatcaccatatttggtggtgagtggaAGCCCGCACCAGATGCTTCAGATTTCTACCCCATGTGACCTATCTGGGTTTCCTCTTTCATCTGTGACCATTCCTGCCTTGCAGTGGACCACGTTATTTTATTCCTCATTCTTCCTGCCTTTCCCCAAAGTCCATCTTGAAACTAGGTCCTTCTCAGTTGTGTTCTGCGTGCAAAGTGAAAGGTAATAATTGACTGTAAACTTGAGTATCAGGGAGGGTAGAGTTTCAGTTGATCTTTGTTCCTTTCTCCCTTTATGTTTGCATGGATAAATTGTCCCAATCCAACCTGAACTTTCAAATGTTACTCTCTCACTCCAGCCCAGTTTGTGCCACAATATGACATACTTTAAACTATATTGTGATAAAGTTGACATACTTAAgagagtctgtctgtctttaATCTCAGGGTAAAGAGGTCATCATGATGACTGGGCCAGGATGTTGGTGTGTGACTCTCCTGCTTCTCCTGCACAGAGCAAACTCTGGTACAGTACCCTCAcattctgtctttgtgtgtgtttgtgtatgtgtgtgtgtgtgtatgtgtgtgtgtatatgtgtgtgtatgtgtgtgtgtgtgtgatagtgtacATAATCCTGACCAGCACTGGTATATGATGATCTACATGATAGTTGTTGTGACACATCAGTACCTGAGTATGACTTGCACCAACATGTGTCTTTAGTGAGGTTTGTAAAATCTGAATGGTTGATTCTCTCTCCAGAAAGTTGAGGTTCTTGGTCCGACTCGTGCCATTGCTGCTGTGGCTGGTGATGACATCATTCTGCCCTGTTACATCAAACCCAACATCAGCGCTGAGGACATGAGAGTTGTCTGGTTCAGATTCAACCTCCCAGTCCATCAGTCAAATACTCAAGTCCATCTCTACCAAGACGGCAGAGACAAATACCATGATCAGATCTGCTCCTACGAGGGAAGGACATCATTGTTTAAAGAGGAACTGAAGAAGGGCAACACCTCTTTGAAACTGACCAGGGTACAAGGCACTGACGATGGACAGTACAAATGTCTTGTTCAGTCTAAGACCCATTATGATGATGCCACTATTCAAGTCCACATAAGAGGTACATTTCTTTCCCCATATATACAACAACCCACAGCGAAGTGTTTCCAATCTCAGCAGTACTTCATGTCCAGTCTCCCTTTGTGTCTGTAGCTATAGGATCCAAGCCAGAGGTTTCCATTGAGGGACAGAAAGAAGGAGGGATGGGTCTGCTGTGTGTATCTAAAGGCTGGTTCCCTGAGCCTGAGTTGGAGTGGCTGGACAGTGAAGGGGTCACTCTGTCTGCTGGAccgtcagagacagacagggactaTAAGGGGTTCTACATAGTCAAACTAAAGACCATCGTAAAGGAGACTGACACCAACCACTTTACCTGCAGACTCAGACAGAGGCAACTCAGTGAGCAGATCAACATGGAGACAGAGTTTCACATCTCTAGTGAGTTGCACAACATCATATTATTGTTTAGCTGATATGAAACACTTTTAATGTTTTATATGCTTTTGTATTACAAAGGCTGAGTAATAATGAAACATAAATAGGACAATTGGATACAAGTTTGTCGACATTTTTAGAACACTAAAGTTCTATTgtcaaaatgaaatgtttttttaGATCCAGCTATATGCCTCCACCCCAAATGAATGGAAAAGATATGCACAAAAGAAACCAGGAAAACAGATGGTACTCATCTTTTCCATTCATTTGGCATTGAGGCATATAGCTGGATCTACACAACTGATGTCATGGGATGTGGTTTCATTTTGACATTAGTCTACATTTGAGGTCTGTAAAAGTCTGACAAAACATTCTTTATGACTGAAATGACCCTTTAATGTTATTATTTGGTAGCAGTGGTAAGCATGTCACTGATCTCAGTTTATTTGTGTCTTGCAGGTGAGCTGATCATTGTTCACACAGACACATGGAGAGTGGCCTTTGCAGTGATTGTCTCTCTGAGCATTGAACTTGTGGTCATATTAGCTTTCATCATCTGGCGCTGGAATCGTTTGTTTAATGACTACGGTAATAGAAAACTAATTAAATAGTTTATTTGActgaatgtaaatgttttacagtgCAGTTTCCATAGTTGCACACACAAGTAGTTGGGTACTAGAACCGAAAGCTTGCTAGTTCGAttccctgagccgacaaggtgaaaaaaaaaTCAGTTGatctacccttgagcaaggcacttaaccctaattgctccagggtcgtcATCAATAATGGTTGATCCCTGtccatgaccccactctccgagggtgtctcagggggagttgggatatgcaaaaaacacatttccatttcacacctcCAACTCGTACAGGTTAGCCACTTGTACATgcagtgaaacaggacaaatataagaacCCCCCATTTGACCTTTAGAAGTAAAGACCAGACATTGGTCAGATACTGTACATGTGTATTTAAGGATTTCTATAAATAAAATGCAATTTTCTATGTATAGGGAAACATTTCTATTTGAAACAACTTTCCCCACAAAAATACCAGAATCTTTAATATAAGGTTTCTTTAAATCACAGTGCGTTGTTTACCTGAACCGCATCAGTGTAATTGGCTCCTTCATGGAAAGGACTTTGTCAAAAAAACAACTTGAGTAGATCCTTTTGTGGAACTTTCCTCTAACTGTTATCTATTTTTATGTCTGCAGATGTATCCAAAGCTAAACACAGTCAAGCGCTAGGTAAGAAGTGTCTTACTGTCAAACATCAGTTTTCTCCTCCATAAATGGAACATTGTCAGAGAAAACACTGAGGTTCTCATGTTCATTAAGGATGTTCTCTCTaatgtctctctttttctgtctgcAGTTAAAGATGAGTTGAATAAGTAGAGTTTAACAGTCCTatgcacgtgtcaaactcattccacggaggactgagtgtctgtgggttttcactcctcccttgtacttgattgatgaattaaggtaaTTGATTAATAAGGAACTcttctcacctggttgtctaggtcttaattgaaaggaaataaccaaaaccagcagacactaggccctccatggaatgagtttgacactccTGGTCCTATGCATCAATGTGTCATATGTTCAGATTTTAATAATTGTCTTCTCCATGGATGTGAGATGTGTTCATTAAGGATGTTCACGCTAACTGTTCTCTTTTTATGTCTGCAGAGAAAGTTCAAGATGACAAGGATTGTAGGCTGAGTAAGTTGTGTCCAACACTCCTTTGCATCAATGtgtcattttttttttaaaacttCCAATTATATTGGGATCCCAAACAACAATTGGAGACAAACAATCCCCATTACATGAATATGTTACAGAAATGGATGCTAGTACAACAGCTAGTTTCATGGATTTAAAATCcttacatatttgacatagttttttatctgtc
Coding sequences:
- the LOC121579641 gene encoding butyrophilin subfamily 1 member A1-like, which encodes MDEKVEVLGPTRAIAAVAGDDIILPCYIKPNISAEDMRVVWFRFNLPVHQSNTQVHLYQDGRDKYHDQICSYEGRTSLFKEELKKGNTSLKLTRVQGTDDGQYKCLVQSKTHYDDATIQVHIRAIGSKPEVSIEGQKEGGMGLLCVSKGWFPEPELEWLDSEGVTLSAGPSETDRDYKGFYIVKLKTIVKETDTNHFTCRLRQRQLSEQINMETEFHISSELIIVHTDTWRVAFAVIVSLSIELVVILAFIIWRWNRLFNDYDVSKAKHSQALVKDELNK